The Bradyrhizobium betae genomic interval GGTGATGAAATCGCCCATGACGATGGTGATGACGAAGATCGAGCCGATCACGATCCCGGGCTTTGCGAGCGGAATGATGACGTTGACCAGCGTCTGGAAGCCGGTGGCGCCGGCATCATAGGCGGCCTCGATCAGCGACTTGTCGATGCGGATCATCGAATTGAAGATCGGCACCACCATGAAGAAGGTGAAGAGGTGCACCAGCGCCAGCACCACGGAAAACTCGGAGAACAGCAGCCACTCCAGTGGGTGGTTGATCAGGCCCGCCTTGACCAGGCCGGAGTTCACGAGGCCGTTGCGGCCGAGCAGCGGGATCCAGGCGATCATGCGGATGACGTTGGAGGTCCAGAACGGGATCGTGCATAGCAGCGACAGTCCCATCTGCCAGGTCTTGGATTTGACATGGAAGGCGAGGAAGTAGGCGACCCAGAAGCCGATTAAGAGCGTGATGGCCCAGACCATGAAGCAGAGCTTCAACGTCATCACATAGGTACGGCCGATCGTGCAGAGTTCTGGCAGCTTGTCGATGCAGCCCTCGAACGTGTCGGTGTAGCCGCGGCCGGAGAAAGCCGGCAGCAGCTGATATTCGTTGTAGTCCCAGAAGGAGACGATGACGACGAAGACGAGCGGAATGAGGAAGAAGGCGAGAAACACCAGCATCATCGGCCCGGCCTGGAGCCAGGAGATGACGGACGGCGACAGGCGCGTCGGCTTTGCGGCGCGCGCCGTGCCCGACCCCGGGATCAAGCCCGGGGATGCCTGTTGCAGAACCTCTTCCGACATGTCCATCACGCCGCGATGAACTCATTCCACTTGCGGACCATGTAGTCGTTCTCGTCCATCACGGCATTCCAGCAGGCGACGCCGCCCATGCGGTCCTCGTAGGAGCCACCGTCGCGCACGGCATCGGCCTTTTCGAGCAGCGAGCCGTCGGGCGCCTTGATGTCCTTCTCGGCCGGCTTGCCTTCCATCCAGTACGCCCACTCGTAGGGCTCCATGTGCGCCTTCGCGGTCGAGAGCACGGCGGAGTAGTAGCCCTGACGGTTGAGATAGGCGCCGGCATAGCCGGACAGGAACCAGTTGACGAACTCATAGGCCCATTCGAGCTTCGGACCCGACACGCCCTTGGAGACGCAGAAGCCAGAGGCCCAGGAGCGGTAGCCTTCCTTGAGCGGCTGGAAGGTGCAGGGGATCCCCATCGAGCGCACCTTCGTCACCGCGGGCGACCACATCGACTGAATGACAGTTTCACCTGATGCCATCAGGTTGACGCTCTCGTTGAAGTCTTTCCAGAACGCGCGGAACTGGCCGGCCTTCTTGGCTTCGGTCATCACCTTCATGGTGAGATCGATCTCTTCCTTGGTCATGTTGCCCTTGTCGGCATATTTGTATTTGCCGGTGGCTTCCACGACCATCGCGGCATCCATGATGCCGATCGAGGGGATGTTGAGGATCGAGGCCTTGCCCTTGAACTCGGGGTTGAGCAGTTCCGACCACGAGCTGATCGGCCGCTTGATCAGGTCGGGGCGGATGCCGAGCGTGTCGGCGTTGTAGACGGTTGGGATCAGCGTGACGAATTCGGTCGCCGACGTCGCGAACTTCTTGGAGTCCTTGCCTTCGAGATAAAGCACCTTCCAGGGCGCGGTGCCCTGGCCGCCGATCTTCTTGCCGCCGGGCGTCTCGCCCTTGGTGAAGACGGGCGTGATGTTGCCGAACTCCTTGATCTTCCTGGCATCGAGCGCAAGGATGTTGCCCGACGGCACGATCTTCTTCAGCGAGAAATATTCGGTGTCCAGCACGTCGAAGGAGTTCGGCTGGGTCATCACGCGCTTGGTGACGTCGTCGGTGGTCGCGGTGATGTATTCGATCTTGATGCCGGTGTCCTTCAGGCACTGCTTGGAGATGTCGTCGCCCTCGTTCACGGCGGTGCCGAGATAGCGCAGCACCTTGGTCTCGGCCGACTTCACATAGGGAAAGCCGGTGATGGCGCCGGAGCCGGCGGCGAGGCCGGCGAGACCCGCGGTGCTCTTCAATAGCGTGCGGCGGCTGAGGCCGTTTGTCCTGGTCTTCTCGGTCATGTCGTTCACTCCTCTGTGTTGCGCATTTCTTGAGATGACGGCGCTATTGCAGGCGCTGCGCCTTGGCGGGATCCCAGGTGGCCAGCACGCGATCGCCCGGACGGAACGGGTGAACGTCGAAGGCGGCCTCGGGGAGGTGGGAGAACAGGGCGGTGCCGTCGTCCAGCGTGAGCGAGACGGCGATGTAGGAGCCCTGGTACTCGGTCTGGGTCAGCAGCGCAGGCGCGCCGAACGCGCCGTCAACGAACGGCACGATGCCGAGTTGATCGGCGCGCACGGCGATGAGTTTGCCGGCGTCGCTGAGGACGTTGTGGCCGCCGATGAAGCGCGCCACGAATTCGGTGCGGGGGTGGTGGAAGATCTCGCGCGCGGTGCCCTGCTGCTCGATCCTGCCCTGGTTCATCACCACGATGTGGTCGGCGAGGGCCATCGCCTCTTCCTGGCCGTGGGTGACCTGGATGAAGCTGATGCCGAGTTCGCGCTGCAGCCGCTTCAGCTCGCAGCGCATCTTCACCCGCAGGAACGGGTCGAGCGCGGAGAGCGGCTCGTCCAGCAGCAGGATCTGCGGCTCGGTGATCAGCGCGCGGGCGAGCGCCACGCGCTGCTGCTGGCCGCCGGAGAGCTGCGCCGGCAGCCGGGACGCATAGGGCGTCATCGCCACCAGCTCGAGCAATTCGCCGGCGCGCTTGTGCCTGGTGGCGCGATCGACGCCGCGCATTTTCAGGGCAAACGCGACGTTGTCGAGCACCGTCAGGTGCGGAAACAGGGCGTAGGACTGGAACATCATCGCCGTGCCGCGCTTGGCGGGCTCGAGATCGGTGACGTTCTGCGCGCCGAGGATGATGTCGCCCTCGCTGACCGCCTCGTGGCCCGCGATCATGCACAGGGTCGAGGTCTTGCCGCAGCCGGAGGGGCCGAGCAGGCAGCAATAGGTGCCGGCCGGAATCTTCAAATTGACGGTGTCGACCGCCAGCGTCGTATCGTAGCGCTTGGTGACGGCGACCAGTTCGAGGGCGGCGGGAGTGGCCATGGCGTGTCCGAGGCGAGGGCGATGCGTCTCGCCTCTCTCCGCAAGGTCCGTGCCAACCGTCCTTGGTCGCTCGAATTCCAAAACTGTGAAGCGGAGTCAGATTGTTAGATCGAATCCGGCGCATTGAGGCGGCTTGCCGCGTGGGCGCTAGTCTGCACACAAAACGGGCGCAGATTGTATAATGTTTCGCCTGTGATTGGATACAGCTGGTCGACTAACATCGGCCGATATCGCCGATCGCGCCCTCAAACCCGCTCTCAAACTGATGGCCGCCAAGACCCGCCTGAAATCCGAAGCCCCCGACGTGAGCGATCGCGTCAGCCGGATCAGGGACGGCGTGACCGCGGCGATCCTCGAGCATCGCCTGCTGCCGGGCACCAAGCTCGGCGAGGACGAGATCGGCGAAATCTATGGCGCGAGCCGCACGCTGGTCCGCACGGCGCTGCAGCAATTGACGCATGAGGGCATCGTCAACATCGAGAAGAACCGCGGCGCCTTCGTCGCGCGGCCGACGCCGGCCGATGCCCGCGAAGTGTTCGAGGCGCGCCGCCTGATCGAGCCCACCATCGTCGACCATGCCGTCGACGCGGTATCGCCGGCCTGGATCGATCGGCTCCAGCGCCATCTCGCGGAGGAGCGCGAGGCCGAGCTGCGTGGCGACGCGCGCGCCTCGGTCCGGCTCTCCGGCGAGTTTCATCGTCTCGTCGCCGAGATGAGCGGCCACAGCATCTATCTCGGTTTCCTCAAAGAGCTGATCGCGCGCTCCTCGCTCATCATCCTGCTCTACCGCCGTCACGACACGCCGGCCTGCGGCACCGATCACCACGCCGGCATCGTCAGCGCGATCCGCAAGCGCGACAAGCAGGCCGCACGCGCGCAGATGCTGTCGCATCTTCGCGAGATCGAGGCCGAGCTGTTCCTGAAGGATCCCGCCGCCGACGAGTTGCGGCTCGCGGACGTGCTGGGCGCGTGAGCACCCGCAAACGGAACCGCAACAGGCGCACAGAGCCTGTCACAATCGCAGGCGGTCATCTCGGTTTCGAGAGAGGTCGGATTCGCTACGAATTCGATCGCTGCGGCGCGCGACGGCAATTTAGTTCGCAAGGTCACGGCCGATTGTGACAATCCTTGCCTGATTTTAGCGCCTCGTGGGGATGATCGCGCGCTGCAGCGTAACGTGACTATTCCTCGCCGGCAGCACCGGCTATAGGATGTGGCTCTGTCATTGAACTGTCATGTCACCAGAAATGCTGAAATCAGACGCAAGCCCGGCTCGCAAAACTCAGAGCGTGCCGGGGAACCCTGTCGCCAGGGACAACAAGAGGACGCAAGTCGTCGCCGGCTTCCTCAGGCAGATTGAACCGGTCGACCACGGCGCGGAACCTGCGATCGTCGAGGGCGCTGTGATTGATCAGACGCCATCACAAGATGCGGCGGCTGCACCAGAGAAAGCCCGGTCGCATCCCGCCACGCGGCTCGCCGGCGAAATCGAGCTCAAGCTTCTCGTCGATGCCGATCGCATGGCGCATTTCAACGCCGCGCCCGTCATCGCGGCCAACGCGCGCAACAAGGGTTCGCGAAAACATCTCAAATCCGTCTACTACGACACGTCCGAGCGCGTGTTGCGGCGCAACGGTCTGAGCCTGCGCGTGCGCCAGAGCGGCGCGCGCTTCGTGCAGACCGTGAAGACCGACGCTGCCGATGATCCGCTGCGTCGTGGCGAGTGGGAGGCGAGCGTTGCCTCGCTCGCGCCCGATCTCGCCTTGGCGATGCCCTTCATTCCGGAGAAGCTTCGCGATCGTCTTGAAACGCAGCCGCTCGAAGCCGTCTTCACCGCCGACGTCCATCGTCACGCGCGGATGATCGACCTGCCGGCCGGCAGCGTCGAGATCGCCTTCGATCACGGCGTCCTGACCGCCGGCGATCGCTCCCTGCCGGTGAACGAGATCGAACTTGAATTGAAGAGCGGCAGCGCGAGCACGATCTACGAGGTCGCGTTGCGGCTTGCCGAGCACGGGGCGGTGAAACCGTCGATCCGGACCAAGTCGGCGCGTGGCTTCGACCTCGCTGCCGACACGCCGCCATCGGCCCGCCGGCCGGGCAAGCTTCGCCTTGATCCGTCCGTGACGCTCGACGAGGCCTTCTCGACGATTCTGCGCTCCTGCTTCCTCCATCTGCTGCAGTCGCTGCCTGCGGCAGAGGACGGCCGCAATCCGGAAGGCGTGCATCAACTGCGCGTTTCGCTGCGCCGGCTGCGATCGGCGCTCGATCTGATGCGATCGGTGGGTGCGCTCAGCAATCTCGACGCGCTACGATCGGAAGCCAAATGGCTGGCGCAGGACCTCTCCGCCGCGCGTGACTGGGACGTGTTCCAGCTCGAGACCTTG includes:
- a CDS encoding ABC transporter permease; amino-acid sequence: MDMSEEVLQQASPGLIPGSGTARAAKPTRLSPSVISWLQAGPMMLVFLAFFLIPLVFVVIVSFWDYNEYQLLPAFSGRGYTDTFEGCIDKLPELCTIGRTYVMTLKLCFMVWAITLLIGFWVAYFLAFHVKSKTWQMGLSLLCTIPFWTSNVIRMIAWIPLLGRNGLVNSGLVKAGLINHPLEWLLFSEFSVVLALVHLFTFFMVVPIFNSMIRIDKSLIEAAYDAGATGFQTLVNVIIPLAKPGIVIGSIFVITIVMGDFITIGVMGGQQIAAAGKIIETRVNALQFPAAAANAVILLIITFLIISMMSRIVDIKKEL
- a CDS encoding ABC transporter substrate-binding protein — its product is MTEKTRTNGLSRRTLLKSTAGLAGLAAGSGAITGFPYVKSAETKVLRYLGTAVNEGDDISKQCLKDTGIKIEYITATTDDVTKRVMTQPNSFDVLDTEYFSLKKIVPSGNILALDARKIKEFGNITPVFTKGETPGGKKIGGQGTAPWKVLYLEGKDSKKFATSATEFVTLIPTVYNADTLGIRPDLIKRPISSWSELLNPEFKGKASILNIPSIGIMDAAMVVEATGKYKYADKGNMTKEEIDLTMKVMTEAKKAGQFRAFWKDFNESVNLMASGETVIQSMWSPAVTKVRSMGIPCTFQPLKEGYRSWASGFCVSKGVSGPKLEWAYEFVNWFLSGYAGAYLNRQGYYSAVLSTAKAHMEPYEWAYWMEGKPAEKDIKAPDGSLLEKADAVRDGGSYEDRMGGVACWNAVMDENDYMVRKWNEFIAA
- a CDS encoding ABC transporter ATP-binding protein: MATPAALELVAVTKRYDTTLAVDTVNLKIPAGTYCCLLGPSGCGKTSTLCMIAGHEAVSEGDIILGAQNVTDLEPAKRGTAMMFQSYALFPHLTVLDNVAFALKMRGVDRATRHKRAGELLELVAMTPYASRLPAQLSGGQQQRVALARALITEPQILLLDEPLSALDPFLRVKMRCELKRLQRELGISFIQVTHGQEEAMALADHIVVMNQGRIEQQGTAREIFHHPRTEFVARFIGGHNVLSDAGKLIAVRADQLGIVPFVDGAFGAPALLTQTEYQGSYIAVSLTLDDGTALFSHLPEAAFDVHPFRPGDRVLATWDPAKAQRLQ
- a CDS encoding GntR family transcriptional regulator — translated: MAAKTRLKSEAPDVSDRVSRIRDGVTAAILEHRLLPGTKLGEDEIGEIYGASRTLVRTALQQLTHEGIVNIEKNRGAFVARPTPADAREVFEARRLIEPTIVDHAVDAVSPAWIDRLQRHLAEEREAELRGDARASVRLSGEFHRLVAEMSGHSIYLGFLKELIARSSLIILLYRRHDTPACGTDHHAGIVSAIRKRDKQAARAQMLSHLREIEAELFLKDPAADELRLADVLGA
- a CDS encoding CYTH and CHAD domain-containing protein encodes the protein MLKSDASPARKTQSVPGNPVARDNKRTQVVAGFLRQIEPVDHGAEPAIVEGAVIDQTPSQDAAAAPEKARSHPATRLAGEIELKLLVDADRMAHFNAAPVIAANARNKGSRKHLKSVYYDTSERVLRRNGLSLRVRQSGARFVQTVKTDAADDPLRRGEWEASVASLAPDLALAMPFIPEKLRDRLETQPLEAVFTADVHRHARMIDLPAGSVEIAFDHGVLTAGDRSLPVNEIELELKSGSASTIYEVALRLAEHGAVKPSIRTKSARGFDLAADTPPSARRPGKLRLDPSVTLDEAFSTILRSCFLHLLQSLPAAEDGRNPEGVHQLRVSLRRLRSALDLMRSVGALSNLDALRSEAKWLAQDLSAARDWDVFQLETLPTIARACPAVAGFDALGKAAAGRQSDAYRKAHDALGDRRCAMFLIGLGGWIETRGWRNDVAAEDLGQLAEPAVNFAQRILSEQYSKVLKRGRRFKSLPAPQLHRVRLATKRLRYLSEFLLQLFADRKSARKFSRRLAALQEELGAFNDMAVTASLLDGLGAGPDSAIAAAAIAGWQARASVGVQPALRDTWRDFTAARVPWSSQG